A window of Microcoleus sp. bin38.metabat.b11b12b14.051 genomic DNA:
CCTGCATTTGCATTGAACGCAATGTTCAGGCATACTGCATAATTAAAAAGCTTTATTTTTAGTCCATAACCCCCAACCATGAGAACTTACTACTGCGGCGAACTGCGAAGCAAACACATCGGAGAGACTGTCACCCTGTACGGGTGGGTGGATCGCCGCCGCGATCATGGCGGGGTGATTTTTCTCGATGTGCGCGATCGATCGGGTATTGTGCAAATTGTCAGCGATCCACAACGTACCCCTGACTCCTATCACGGGGCTGAGGCTTTGCGCGGCGAATACGTGGTGAAAATTACGGGTAGAGTCACCAGCCGCCCCGAAGATTCCCTCAACCTCAAATTACCTACGGGTGAAGTAGAAATTTACGCTGACGAAATTGAGTTGTTGAATGCGGTACGCAAACAGTTACCGTTTCAGATTTCGACGGCGGATACTGAAAGCGTGCGGGAAGATTTGCGCCTGAAATATCGCTATTTGGACTTGCGGCGCGATCGCATGAGTCGGAATTTGCAGCTTCGCCACCAAGTTGTCAAAGCTATGCGCCGCCACCTCGAAGACGTTGGGGGTTTTATTGAAGTTGAAACGCCGATTTTAACGCGATCGACTCCCGAAGGTGCGAGAGATTATTTAGTACCCAGCCGCGTCAACTTGGGCGACTGGTACGCTTTGCCGCAATCGCCACAATTGTTCAAACAATTGTTGATGGTTTCGGGTATGGACAGATATTATCAAATTGCTCGCTGTTTCCGCGATGAAGATTTGCGCGCCGACAGACAGCCGGAATTTACGCAGTTAGACATGGAAATGAGTTTCATGTCTTTGGAAGAAATCATCGAATTAAATGAAGGTTTAGTCTCCCAGATTTTCCAAAGCGTGAAAGGCGTAGAGTTGACTCGTCCTTTCCCCCGTTTGACTTACGCCGAAGCCATGGATCGCTACGGTAGCGACAAACCGGATACTCGTTTCGGTATGGAATTAGTCGATGTTTCCGATTTGATGAAAGATTCGGGATTTAAGGTATTTTCCGGGGCGGTGGCTGCGGGCGGAATTGTGAAAATTTTGCCGATTCCCGGCGGTAACGATGCGATTTCTAACGTGCGGATTAAACCGGGTGGTGATTTGTTTAAGGAAGCCAGCGAAGCCGGTGCGAAGGGATTAGCTTTTATTCGCGTGCGGGAAAATGGCGAAATTGATACGATCGGCGCAATTAAGGATAATTTGACGGAAGCTCAAAAACAGGAATTGCTCGATCGCACGGGCGCACAACCAGGTCATTTGTTGTTATTTGCAGCAGCCGACGCGACAACTGTCAATAAGACTTTGGATAGATTGCGTTTGTTCGTTGGTAATGAATTGGGATTGATTGACAAAGACAAAATCAATCTGCTGTGGGTGACAGATTTCCCGATGTTTGAATGGAACGCTGACGAGAAGCGTTTAGAAGCCATCCACCACCCGTTTACTGCGCCGCATCCGGACGATATTGACGATTTGAAGACGGCGAGAGCTCAAGCTTATGACTTGGTGTTAAACGGCACGGAAGTGGGCGGTGGTTCTCTGCGGATTTATCAGCGGGATGTTCAGGAAAAGGTGTTTGAGGCGATCGGCTTATCGACAGAGGAAGCTTATAATAAGTTCGGCTTTTTGCTGGATGCGTTCGAGTACGGAACTCCCCCCCACGGAGGGATTGCTTACGGCTTGGATCGATTGGTGATGCTGTTGGCTGGCGAAGAGTCGATCAGGGATGTGATCGCGTTTCCGAAGACGCAGCAGGCTGGTTGTTTGCTGACGAATGCGCCTGCTGGCGTGGATGACAAGCAGTTAAAGGAGTTGCAAGTGCGATCGACTTATACACCCAAGTCAGAGTCTAAGTCATAGTTATTGTAGGTGCGCCAGTGGATTTTAGATTTTAGATTTTAGATTTTAGATTTATTACTGCACAGATGAATCTGGAATCTGAAATTTTTATCTAAAATTTTTGGATTTACCCTCAGAATATTCGGTGTCTTTTACCTAATTTTTACTGACGTATCTTACCAACTAAACTCAGCCATAAGTTTATGAAACACCTTGACAATTTAACCATCCATCGGTTCCGAGGCCTGCGAGATTTGAACTTGCAGGACTTGGGTCAAATCAACATCTTGGTTGGTGGGAATAATTCAGGAAAAACCAGCGTTTTAGAGGCGATATCAACCTATTGTCGCCCCCTAGATCCGTTGGAATGGCTAAACACATCATGGCGCCGAGAGATTAAATATTCTCGCAAACCCCAGCTAGATGCACTTAAATGGTTGTTTCCTCAAAACAGTGAAATCTCTCATACCCATATCTATGAGGGAGAAACTTATGTTTCAAGTAATGGCGATTTTCCTGTCACAGAATCGAGAGCAATTTACCGAGAGTTTGAAGGAATTTCGGAGTTAAGCGAGACAGAAAGTAGCTCAGAATCTAAACTAGAAATTGACGAAATAGAATTTGACAATATTCTCCGAGGTGCTGAGTTAGAACTCAAAGTAGCAACAACTTTTGACCCCGAAGAATTATCAGTAAGTTTTGAAATTTGGGAAAATCAGCGTTTTGTTAATAGAAAAAATCGCTCGACCGCGGTACTACCAATTGATACAGTAACACCGTTTTCTCACAGAATAGAACCGTTACAAATTAGCTTGCTGTCAGAAGCTATTTTGTTGGGTATTAAGCCAGAAGTAATCAAATTACTTCAACAGATGGATTCAGAAATTACTGATTTAGTAATTTTGTCGCCAACTGGTAAACGTCCCAGTCTCTATATCGACCACAAACGTGTAGGTATTTCACCGGTAAGTGCTTTCGGTGATGGGGTGCGGCGTTTGTTGTTCATTGCTTTAACACTGGTAAAAGTGGAGGGTGGTGTTTTATTAATAGACGAGATAGAAACCGCGATTCATACTGAAGCACTTAGCAGTTCCTTTGCTTGGATTGTGGATTGGTGTCAGCGATTGGACGTGCAATTATTTGCAACTACCCACAGTTTAGAAGCAATTGATGCGATGTTGGATGCTAGCGATTCAGAAACAGATTTAGTTCTTTATCGTTTGGAAAAAAAGGAATCACAAACTAAAGCAATCAGACTTGAACGGGAAAGACTGCACAGATTGCGGGAGGATTTGGGTCTGGAGGTTCGCGTGTGAGATATGCAATTATTGGAGTAGAAGGGCGACACGACCAAGCTTTTGTCGGCAGGGTTCTCAAGAAGCTTTTGGGTTTTAAAAATTTTAAAGGATTAGAGTCTCAGTTAGAGCCATTCTGGCGGAAATTTATTCCTACTTATCCCAAAAAAGGAAACTTGTACAAAGGTCTTAATATGCCTTCTATTCTATTCACAGAGAGCCTTTCGGTAGCAATTTATGAAGGTGAAGGAAGCAATCTTCCGACTAATTTAAATGACATTTTGTCGGCCAATCCTGAATATAAAACAGATATTGCAGCCTTTGGAATAGTTGCTGATTCTGACAAAAAGCATCCCGATATTGTTGCGAGAGACTATTGTCAGCAATTTCAGAATGATTTTCCAGGATTTCCAAATCAGGCAGGAATTTGTCAGGAAGGGCCACCGCGAACTGGGATTTATATTTTGCCAGACAATCAGCAGCAAGGTGTTTTGGATAATTTGTTGTGCGAGTGCGGCAGTGTTGTCTATCCTGAAGTGATGAATTGTGCGATCGCTTATTTGAATGGACTGTCTGAGGAACACAAAAATAATTGGGGCCCGTTTGACTATCAGAAAGCTTTAGTTGCTACGGTTGTCAGCGTTCTCAAACCAGGCAAGACCAATACAACGAGTATAGCAGATAATAATTGGGTTAGCGAACAGACAGAGCAGGAAGTTCCGGCTTTGGCAAATTTTATGAAGTTTTTGATGGATCTTTTGGAATTAACTTCATAAATGATGAGGTTTGTAGTGAGGACTTCAGTCCGCCAAAATCAATTTTTGCGGACTAAAGTCCTCACTACGAACCTAGACTTGTTTTTGACGAACAGATGTAATTGCTAAGGCTAAAACACTTAAGGTAATTCCTAAAATCGCATAACTAGGTAATGAAAAAATAGTTACTTTCAAGATATAAGGCAATTCTCCCGCTTTCCAATTCCACCGCTTCCCGATGAAAACTAACAGCCAGCGATGAATCACTGCTGTTTGCACCAGAAGACAGCAAACTCCCAATAACCAAACAGACATTCTTTGCCGAGAAAAGGCACAATGTTTAATCTGAAAACACAAATCATTCAGCAAAAAAACTACCGCAGGTGCTAGCATCACCGAACTGGTGGGCTGTGAATAGTTAATCGCAATACTCAAACAGGAAATGAGCACCATTTCAGACAAGTAAATATTTTTTGACCAAGCAGTGCGAGATTGTTCTTGGTAAAAATACCAACTCACTAAACCAACTAACGCCAGAACAATCAAGTTAGAAAATAGCTTAGAAACTAACGGATTGTGGGCGAAAAATCTCGGCCCCAAAACCCTTAAATCGATGCGACTCATTGAAATGTAAGCATTATTTGATGGATCGTTCAACCATAGTGGAAAGCCACGAGTTGCATCCTGTAAAAATCCTGTTAAGGAATTGCCTGTTACAGCTAAACCGATAAATCCCAAACAAATTACCGTGACTATTGATATACAAACTAGCTTAAACCGTCTTTTGATTAAAAAATAAGGAACAAACAAGATAACTAAGGTTGGTTTAAATAGGGCGGTTCCCAATAAAAATCCTGCAAGTATATCCTGATTTTTACTGGCAAAAATAAACATCCACAACAGCATCACGGCAATAAAACTAGCCACATTGCCAACTTGCAGGTCGAAAACGAAACCGTAGAGCAATACAATTGATATAGTGCAAGTAGTTCTCAAAGCTGGTGAGTGCGACTCCAACAGAATATTTGCTCCCCACAATACCAATGCTATTGCTATCAGATGCAGCATAGTCCAGATTGTGAATGCAGTCTTTATCGGGAAATAACCGAGAAACCAGAGTACAGGAATGATATTAGGTGGATACACAAAAGATGGGATAAATCCACACACTTTTGTCATCCTACAGAAACCAGCGTTAAATACCTCGACATTAAAGGGACTCAAATGCTCGTGTGCTAATTTACTGGCTACATAAAACCACTTAAAATCCCAGTAAGGCGGATCGGGCCGATGAGTCAGATCGTAAACCAGCCAACCTGTATAGCAGAGGAATCTGGTTACAATTAATACAATTAATGCTTGTAAAATAAAGTGGGCGATCGGTTGACTGAAAAAATGACTCAACCGTTGCATTGAATGATGTTTTAAAAATAAAGAATTTGACCAGGCTGTTTTTTCGGTGTCAAGTCGCCAATTGTGTTTGAGAAATAAAGCGACTGCTATGATGATAATCAAATTCCACAATCCAAAATTAAGCATATTAAATTATTTCAAATAACAAATTAATGCTTGATGATATCACAACAATATTTGTTCAACTCAAGTCAGTATTTTAACCTATAATATTGACTCCTATCCCCGATTTATGCCTAACTCTTTTTTCTCTGCGTTCTCTGCGCCCTCTGCGGTTAATAAAAAAAATCTAATTCACCAACGCAATAGCATTACTATCAAAAGCCCGATCGCCCGATCGCACTTTTTCCACCTACAACCCAGTTCACAGCCAAGCATTTGCGTTAACCTAGTGGATTAAAGCTCTCCCCAACATAATCCATGCTTGCCCGCATCCAAGAACTAGCAGCCACCCTCGCACCCCGTTTAACCGAAATTCGCCGCCACATTCACTCGCACCCCGAACTCAGCGGCCAAGAATATCAAACTGCGGCCTATGTAGCCGGAGTGCTCGCTTCTAGCGGAGTCCGCGCCACGGAAGGAATCGGGAAAACCGGAGTCCTCGGCGAACTCAAAACTAACAGCAACGAGTCTCGCTGGCTAGCAATTCGCACTGATATGGACGCTTTACCGATTCAAGAACGTACTAATTTAGAATTTGCCTCGCGCAACGAGGGAGTGATGCACGCCTGCGGCCACGATATCCACACTACGGTGGGTTTGGGCGCAGCGATGATATTGTCTGAGTTAAAAGAAAAATTTTCTGGTAATGTGCGCTTTTTGTTTCAGCCGGCGGAAGAGATTGCCCAAGGTGCTCGCTGGATGATTGCAGATGGGGCGATGCAAGATGTTGATGGCATCCTCGGAGTGCACGTTTTTCCGACGATTCCCGGCGGTTGTATCGGTATCCGTCACGGGGCCCTGACGGCGGCGGCGGATGACCTAGAATTGATTGTAATTGGTGAATCTGGCCACGGTGCGCGTCCTCACGAGGCGATCGATGCAATTTGGATTGCTTCTCAGATTATTACTACTTTGCAGCAGGCGATTAGTCGCACGCAAAATCCTTTGAGGCCTGTGGTTTTGACGATCGGGCAAATTAGCGGCGGGCGAGCTCCAAACGTGATTGCCGATCGCGTAAAATTATTAGGAACCGTGCGATCGCTACATCCCGAAACCCACGAAAAACTACCCGCTTGGATCGAACAAATTGTGTCCAGCGTCTGCGCGACTTACGGCGCTAAGTACGAACTCACCTACAAGCGCGGCGTGCCCGGAGTCCAAAACGACCCGAAACTGACGCAATTACTCGAAGGTGCGGCTTTAGAAGCTTTAGGTCGATCGCGCGTTCAAATTTTACCAGAACCATCCCTCGGCGCGGAAGATTTTTCGATGTATCTAGAACACGCGCCGGGAACAATGTTTCGCTTGGGAGTGGGGCTGACTGACAAACCGAATTATCCTCTACATCACCCGCAGTTTGAGGTGGATGAAGCCGCCATTGTGACCGGCGCTGTCACTTTGGCCTATGCTGCTTGTCAATATTGGAAGCAGAAATAACAAATAAGACGGCGATTGAAACCGCCAGATAAGACGGCGGTTGAAACCGCGTCTACACAAACCATGTCCGCCTCCGCGGACTGAATCAGACGGCGAATAGAATTCGCGTCTACACAAACGATGTCCGCCTCCGCGGACTGAATCAGACGGCGAATAGAATTCGCGTCTACACAAACGATGTCCGCCTCCGCGGACTGAATAAGATAACATAATTTCAACTACGGCATTTTCTTCAACCCGCGGAGGCGGGTTTCGTCTGTGTAGACGCGGTTTCAACCGCCGGGTCTTCTCCACCGCCCGATCTTCTGATTCATTCACCGCCAATTCTAATTTAAAAAATTTTATGAACTTAGCACCCTACAATAACTTACCAAATAGCTAACTAACTGTAGAGTGCGTCAGGGGGAAAATGTTTAGTCTGTAGTCGTCACATTTAGCCCTGACGCACCCTACAATAACTAGCGATTTCAATCGCCGATTCCGAAATTAATACTCATTCACAAAATCTGGATGAACCCACAGAAATTCGCGGCGTTGGTTCTGCACCCGCACTAAACCACCAAAACCCGGATCTTTCTCTTTCAAAAGCGCGTGTAATTCTCGCAAAATCGCTCCTTGGCCACGGATTACTCCGCCCTGTACAAAATCAGGTGCATCGTTGTTAGACAAAGCAAAAACTTCGCTAGTTTTTGAGATAGACTCGATGCTTTTTTGTCCTAAATCGAGTTGTTCTTCAATGGCTTGGTAGGTGGTGTCATCTAACATTAGCTTGGTGGCTGAGCCGGCGACAGGTAACACTAGGCTAAGCACTCCAGTCATGACTTTGAAATAGGGGGCTGCTTTGATGAACCACTCACGTGAAAGGTTTAATTCATAGACTCCCTGCTTTTTGTTGTTGGGATTTAAGGCAGGTATGGGCTGGCGAGAGTGTTCGCACCAGAGGGTAAGTTGAAACTTGGCACTGATCCATTTTGGGTGATCGAAGAAACCAGGCTCGATTGGCTTAAAACTAAATAGACGTGGCCCATCTTTGGCTTCATCGGTCAGCATCTGCATCATATCTGCAAACTGCATATCAACCTTGCTCATAGTAGCAAGTTGTTGTTTCGTAAGTTCATCATATAGTTCTCGATCTCGCCCATCTTTGGCGGATAGTTCTTGTCGAATAACTTGTAATGTATCCTGCACATCTGTGAGTTTTGCAGTCAACAATATCTGAGCAGAAGGTTGAGCGAGCGGTGCATTATTTAGCAAGCGATCAATATTTTGCCATTTACCACACTGAGGACACGGAAACTCATCACGATTTTCCTTTTTGCTCTCAATTAGTTTCTCTATTTCAAATAGTCCGTTTCCTGGATCATTCTTACCGCAAGGCGTAAGACAAGGAACCATAATGTTACAATCCAATCCTTCCCAGAAATACTCGACTAGAGATTTAATCTCTTCGGTGAGATAAGACAGAAACCTTTCTGGATAAGCGGCCCGCACAGTGATTTTTACATCGGTATCAATATATTCCAGCAATGCCCGACCGTTATAGTCGTTTTCCAGCATCAAACCTCGTTTCCAGTGGATGCTGTCTTCGTAATTGAATCGACCCAGCGAGTATTTGTGCAAGCGGACAATCAACTGGTAAAACAACCCTTCTGCTACTGCAAACTGCCCCCGATTGTCTACAATGCGACAGATTTGTACTTGTTGTCTGTCTTCAGATTCTGGTTGTTCTCCCCAATTGGCGGTTAATTTTTCTTGCGGGCGGATATCCGGTACAAGTTGAGCAATCAGACTGGTATTGCTGGTTTTAGCTGGATCGAACACCACTCGATAGGAGAGATCGAAGCGATCCATCAGCCGTAGAAAGATGGGATGCAGTTCTGGTGGGTAGCCTTCCTCATCGGCAACTGGGGGATTACTCCATAACTGACTGAGATAGTCAAATTCGACTAAACCGTTGCGTTGGCGAGTCATTTGATCGTCTAGCACGAAGCTAATCGCTTTTGCCAGCCAGTCGGGTTTGAGGATGACGATATCGCGCAGGGTGGGGTCGTAATCGTAATGGATGAAATGCCCTAATGTATTGGAGATCCGAAGAAATAGTTCTGCCTGCTCCTCATCAATTCCCTGTTGGGCGCAGAGGGCAATCACATCATCGTAGGGTAGATAGGCTTTGTTGTTGGTTTGCAAGATTTCTCGGGCTCGCTGCCACTTGGCGGGAACGGTTTGGCCCATTTCGGGCAGAGACGCGGCAACACTAGCAATAGCTGCTTTTAAGTCCGCAAGTCCGGTACAATCCTTGTCGTTGGTGGGTTTGCTGTCTACATGGAAGAAACCAAGCACCATATCGCTACCGAATCTATCCAGAATCTCCTGTCTGTCAATGTCAGGCTGTCGCTGTCCGGGGCCGCCGTGGGTGGCGACTACCAAAACCTTCGCCTCCGGTTGCCGGTGCTTGATCAGCGTAATCCACTCTCTGACAAAGCCCTGCTGGGGGCCCTCCCGTGGTTTCCACACTACGAGATATACGGCTGGAGCGCTAAAAAACAACTGGTGCGTCGGTCGGTAAACCCGTTGACCGCCAAAATCCCAACCATTTAGGATGATTTCTGTGTCGCTATGGGTGACAGCAACGGGTTTAATCTCAATCCCATGAGTAGTGGGGCGACCTTCCACCCATTCATCCCCCCGCAATGCGCCCAACAGACAACTTTTGCCGACTTCACCCTCACCAATGATGATCAGCTTGGCTTCATTTAGTGTCACCCGTGCTTCTGCTTTTGCACGCAAGTATTGGAATAAAGCTCGACTACCTTGTTCATATGCAGCAGCAATGTCGGGATTGAGAGGGTTGCTGTCTAGTTTAAGCTGTGGCAATGGGGTGAGGGATGCGATCGACTTTGGTAGTGACCTCAGTTGGTTGTTGGAAAGGTCAAGTATTTGCAACTGGGTGAGGGAGGCGATCGACTCTGGCACTTCCGTCAGTCGGTTGTTGGAGAGGTCAAGCCGTTGCAACTGGGTGAGGGAGGCGATCGACTCTGGCACTTCCGTCAGTTGGTTGTTGCGGAGGTCAAGCATTTGCAACTGGGTGAGGGATGCGATCGCATCTGGCACTTCCGTTAGTTGGTTGTTGGAGAGATTAAGCTCTTGCAACTGGGTGAGGGAGGCGATCGCATCTGGCACTTCAGTCAATTGGTTGCTGGACACCTCAAGATTTTTCAACTGGGTGAGGGAGGCGATCGACTCTGGGAGTTGTGTCAGTTGGTTGTTGGAGAGGTTAAGCAATTGCAATTGGGTGAGGGATGCGATGGACTCTGGCAGTTTCGTCAGTTGGTTGTTGTAGAGGAAAAGCATTTGTAACGGGGTGAGGGAGGCGATGGACTCTGGCACTTCCGTCAGTTTCATGTCGCTGAGAGAAAGTATTTTTTTGTTTTCAGCATTTTTTGATTGTGCAATGAACTTCTCTGCGTACTGATACGCCTCATCTCGTGCCATAGCCAATTCCTTCCTTGTTTTCCCTAACAACCCAAATCGGAATAACAGCCAAACTTTTGATGACTAACTACTCCTACACCTAGTTTAGCGAGACAAGCTCAACCTAACATCCCCACAAACAAAACGCGGCCGATATTAAGCTGAGCCAGGACGATCGCACTTCAACACACTTCAACGCACTTACTTCGGTTCGTGACTCGCAATCCGCTTACCCTCGCCATCGTACACCTGCATCAGAATTTTCGCGTTTTCGGCGATCGCCTCCAAGGCATTTTGCAGAGTTACAACGTGCTTTTCCACAGCTTGGCGACTCTTCACAGAATTATTGTTATTCGCCTGAATGAAAGTTTGTTGCAACTTCTGCACATAATCAGTGCCTAAAGGTTGGATAGTTTCAAGGCTTTTCATGGGAGGCTAGAAACCGGGTTTCTACGAAATTTTGCGTTTAGTAGCGATAAATCTACGAAGAAACCCGGTTTCACCAGAGCACAACTATTTTGGAAGGTGCGTCGCTACGAGATTGTCGCTGTTTTTTAGGGATTTATCGTAGGCGACACACCCTACGACTCAACTTTTGCGATTGTTTTGCTAAGAGCTGGCAATGACAGACTTGCATTAGGTATCGTAACTTTTGCGATTGCTTCGCTAAGAGCTCGCAATGACAGACTGAAGTTTTGCGTTTAGTAGCGAGAAATCACGCAAGAAATCCGGTTTCTGAGAGCATGATTATTTTGCAAGGTGCGTCGCTACGAGATTGTTGCTCTTTTTTAGGGATTTATCGCAGGCGACGCACCCTACGACTGGCTTATCTTCGGCAATTTCGCTGTAGTGGCCGCCAAATGTGCTAACGTACAATGAAAAATCCCTAAATTTCAACTATCGGGAGACACACAACCGTGTTCGCTCAAGCACCTCCAACTCCCAATTACAAATGGTTTAGCTGCATTTCTAGCACTGTTTTCGCCGCATTGTGTCTGTTGCCCGTTTTCAGTGCTCCGGGATACGCCCAAACTCCCCAAAATCGACCCATCAAAATCGGCGTTGTGCAGCGGTTTGGTACTAAAGCTACCGACAAACTGACGCTGAAAGCATTACCGGGCGACAGTTTAACTTTGAGTTACAAAACTCCTCAAGGTACAGAAACCAAAACTGCCACTAGCATCAAGCTAGAAATCGCCAATAAACCTCTGGAAGCGCCCTTAGTAGAAGAACGAGTTGTTCTGAGCTCGCACCGCAGTTTTGAGAGTGCAGAAGATAGCGCGAATCAGTGGCGCGCTAAGGGCATTGATGTAGAAATTGCTCAACCTTTGCGCTGGCAAGTTTGGGCAAAAAGAGATACTTATAATTCTCCTTTGGTGCGGCGCTGGCTGTTGCAAAGTTTGCAAGATCAAGGTAATAAGACAGCTTTTTTAGATACTAAAGTTTTTAAACAAGTACCTCAAACGTTTTGGGTTTTAAATGGCTTTCGTTTTAACCGCAATGAGTTGGATGTGACTGCTGGCAAAAATGTGATTGAGGTATTGGAACAAACTACCCAAGAGGCGACAGCTACCGATCCTGAAAAAGCTATTCAACAAACTCGCCGTTATGGCGGCAGTCTGCGCTTACAAAAAAATTCTTATGGCACTTATACTTTAGTCAATAATGTGCTTACGGAAACTTATTTGCGCGGTGTTGTTCCTCACGAAATTGGCGCTTTTGCACCTTATGCTTCAATTGTCGCTCAAACTATTTTGGCGAGAACCTACGCCCTGAGAAATTTGCGCCGGTTTGCTGTGGATAATTACGAGTTGTGCGCTGATGTTAACTGTCAAGTTTATAAGGGTTTGACGGAAGTTTTTCCCCAAAGCGATCGCGCGATCGCCCAAACAGCAGGTTTAGTCCTAACTTACGAAAATCAGCTAGTAGACGCGCTCTATTCAGCGTCTAGCGGCGGTGTGACAGCGACTTTCGGCGATGTGTGGCACGGCCCGGAACGTCCATATTTGCGATCGATCGTCGATTCCCCCAAAAACGTCTGGGATTTGACAAAGCAGAGCTTGTCGGATGAAACCAATTTCCGGCGCTTTATGAGCCTGAAAGCAGGGTTTAATGAGGAAAAAGAAGAAACCTTCCGCTGGCGCGAACAAGTCTCGTTGACATCGATTGGTGGATTTCTGCGACAGTATCTTCAGAAAAAAAAGCACCCGCTAGCTAATTTTAAAACTCTCACAAAAGTTGAAGTGGTGGAAAGATCAGCCGCAGGTAGAGTTTTGCAAATGAAGGTACAAACAGACTTGGGCCCCATCGATATTGACAAAGACGAGATTCGGAATGCTTTTTATCCGCCGATTAGCACGCTGTTTTATCTCGAACCGATTTACAATGCGGATAAAAGCCTGAATGGTTATGCTTTTGTCGGCGGCGGTTTCGGACACGGCGTGGGAATGAGTCAAACCGGTTCTTACAATTTAGCTAATTTGGGCTGGAATGGCGATCGTATTCTGAGTTTTTATTTTCCCGGCGCTCAAGTTGTACCCCTCAATGATTCGATTACATTTTGGCGGGAATAGGACAAGATTCGGGATAAGCATTCGGGATAAGATTCGGCGGTTGAAACCGCGTCTACACAAACGAAGTCCGCCTCCGCGGACTGAAGAACATATGCAATATTAATCGTCTTATCTTCAACCCGCGGAGGTGGTCGCTGAGCTTGTCGAAGTGCGGGTTTTGTTTGTATAGACGCGGTTTCAACCGCCGTCTTTTCTTCAACCCGCGGAGGTGGTCGCTGAGCTTGTCGAAGTGCGGGTTTGGTTTGTATAGACGCGGTTTCAACCGCCGTCTTTAACCGCCGTCTTTAACCGCCGTCTTTAACCGCCGTC
This region includes:
- a CDS encoding COR domain-containing protein, with product MARDEAYQYAEKFIAQSKNAENKKILSLSDMKLTEVPESIASLTPLQMLFLYNNQLTKLPESIASLTQLQLLNLSNNQLTQLPESIASLTQLKNLEVSSNQLTEVPDAIASLTQLQELNLSNNQLTEVPDAIASLTQLQMLDLRNNQLTEVPESIASLTQLQRLDLSNNRLTEVPESIASLTQLQILDLSNNQLRSLPKSIASLTPLPQLKLDSNPLNPDIAAAYEQGSRALFQYLRAKAEARVTLNEAKLIIIGEGEVGKSCLLGALRGDEWVEGRPTTHGIEIKPVAVTHSDTEIILNGWDFGGQRVYRPTHQLFFSAPAVYLVVWKPREGPQQGFVREWITLIKHRQPEAKVLVVATHGGPGQRQPDIDRQEILDRFGSDMVLGFFHVDSKPTNDKDCTGLADLKAAIASVAASLPEMGQTVPAKWQRAREILQTNNKAYLPYDDVIALCAQQGIDEEQAELFLRISNTLGHFIHYDYDPTLRDIVILKPDWLAKAISFVLDDQMTRQRNGLVEFDYLSQLWSNPPVADEEGYPPELHPIFLRLMDRFDLSYRVVFDPAKTSNTSLIAQLVPDIRPQEKLTANWGEQPESEDRQQVQICRIVDNRGQFAVAEGLFYQLIVRLHKYSLGRFNYEDSIHWKRGLMLENDYNGRALLEYIDTDVKITVRAAYPERFLSYLTEEIKSLVEYFWEGLDCNIMVPCLTPCGKNDPGNGLFEIEKLIESKKENRDEFPCPQCGKWQNIDRLLNNAPLAQPSAQILLTAKLTDVQDTLQVIRQELSAKDGRDRELYDELTKQQLATMSKVDMQFADMMQMLTDEAKDGPRLFSFKPIEPGFFDHPKWISAKFQLTLWCEHSRQPIPALNPNNKKQGVYELNLSREWFIKAAPYFKVMTGVLSLVLPVAGSATKLMLDDTTYQAIEEQLDLGQKSIESISKTSEVFALSNNDAPDFVQGGVIRGQGAILRELHALLKEKDPGFGGLVRVQNQRREFLWVHPDFVNEY
- a CDS encoding SpoIID/LytB domain-containing protein encodes the protein MFAQAPPTPNYKWFSCISSTVFAALCLLPVFSAPGYAQTPQNRPIKIGVVQRFGTKATDKLTLKALPGDSLTLSYKTPQGTETKTATSIKLEIANKPLEAPLVEERVVLSSHRSFESAEDSANQWRAKGIDVEIAQPLRWQVWAKRDTYNSPLVRRWLLQSLQDQGNKTAFLDTKVFKQVPQTFWVLNGFRFNRNELDVTAGKNVIEVLEQTTQEATATDPEKAIQQTRRYGGSLRLQKNSYGTYTLVNNVLTETYLRGVVPHEIGAFAPYASIVAQTILARTYALRNLRRFAVDNYELCADVNCQVYKGLTEVFPQSDRAIAQTAGLVLTYENQLVDALYSASSGGVTATFGDVWHGPERPYLRSIVDSPKNVWDLTKQSLSDETNFRRFMSLKAGFNEEKEETFRWREQVSLTSIGGFLRQYLQKKKHPLANFKTLTKVEVVERSAAGRVLQMKVQTDLGPIDIDKDEIRNAFYPPISTLFYLEPIYNADKSLNGYAFVGGGFGHGVGMSQTGSYNLANLGWNGDRILSFYFPGAQVVPLNDSITFWRE